A genome region from Halorussus pelagicus includes the following:
- the sdhC gene encoding succinate dehydrogenase, cytochrome b556 subunit, with amino-acid sequence MSQSYNRGLVEDFGRWREFTAGMWAWIFHKFTGWVLVGYLFTHIAVLSTAISGANAYTDTIQGLESLLLVRVMEVGLLAVAVFHILNGVRLLFVDLGLGLESQDKSFYASLIVTGVIVLASIPTFLEGAF; translated from the coding sequence ATGAGTCAATCGTATAATCGAGGCCTCGTCGAAGACTTCGGCCGGTGGCGGGAGTTCACGGCCGGGATGTGGGCCTGGATATTCCACAAGTTCACCGGGTGGGTACTCGTCGGCTACCTGTTCACGCACATCGCCGTGCTGAGTACCGCCATCTCCGGTGCCAACGCATACACTGACACGATTCAGGGGCTTGAGAGCCTGCTTCTGGTCCGCGTCATGGAGGTCGGCCTGCTGGCAGTGGCCGTCTTCCACATCCTGAACGGGGTTCGCCTGCTGTTCGTGGACCTCGGACTCGGACTCGAATCGCAGGACAAGAGCTTCTACGCATCGCTAATAGTTACGGGCGTCATCGTGCTAGCGAGCATCCCGACGTTCCTAGAGGGGGCGTTCTAA
- a CDS encoding succinate dehydrogenase, with protein MAERYSSFRSGSASWLLQRVTAAFLVVVLAFHFFLLHFVNHASEVTFAGTTGRMEQWGYSVTMVLFLWTATFHGVNGVYAALLNQGLTGTKKTVVKGVLAIAGLALAAQGTYLALVLNGLV; from the coding sequence ATGGCCGAACGCTACTCCTCGTTCCGGAGCGGAAGCGCGTCGTGGCTCCTCCAGCGAGTCACAGCCGCGTTCCTCGTGGTCGTGTTGGCGTTCCACTTCTTCCTCCTGCACTTCGTCAACCACGCCTCCGAGGTGACGTTCGCCGGAACGACCGGCCGCATGGAGCAGTGGGGCTACTCCGTCACGATGGTCCTGTTCCTGTGGACCGCGACGTTCCACGGCGTCAACGGCGTCTACGCCGCACTGCTGAATCAGGGCCTGACGGGCACGAAGAAGACCGTTGTCAAGGGCGTCCTCGCCATCGCTGGCCTCGCGCTGGCGGCGCAGGGCACCTACCTCGCGCTCGTCTTGAACGGACTGGTGTAA
- a CDS encoding ATP-grasp domain-containing protein: MTADGSDVRVGVLSLHNSKETKAILNAIDDLGHEPLWLREENTAVRLEDGSVELEPEVDAVANRLLLSNTEQPSEALGLAKIYDSVRPVLNDPSSVMTAIHKFSTATTLADADIPVPDALLALSNDRLNDGRADFGDEAVYKTAIGTHGGGTWKVGPDELVNPRVGDRQAFLQELIERDEGKHRDLRVYVVGDRIVGAMNRYAPENDWRTNVALGGAVEDASDTLPKEVASIAREAADVIGLDCAGVDLIEGHDGWYVLEVNPTAGFKGLFKATGKSAAPYIAQLAIERAGGTVDEQKVENLTATLDDSVPACKPIPKEIGGGDPIVIGYTEEVILSGTSGSETVVAKSDTGATRTSIDTKLAAEIGAGPIKSIAKVKSGSSKSSRSRPVVDVVVGVGGNRHTVTASIEDRGHMEYPVLLGRDILKHYQVNVQKRVDSEEETEEEEE, encoded by the coding sequence ATGACTGCTGACGGTTCGGACGTGCGGGTCGGTGTACTTAGTCTTCACAACAGTAAGGAAACAAAGGCGATTTTGAACGCTATCGACGACCTCGGTCACGAACCTCTCTGGCTCCGAGAGGAGAACACGGCGGTGCGACTCGAAGACGGGTCGGTCGAACTCGAACCGGAAGTGGACGCGGTGGCGAACCGACTGTTGCTCTCGAACACCGAGCAACCGTCGGAGGCGCTCGGTCTCGCCAAAATCTACGACTCGGTCCGGCCGGTTCTGAACGACCCGAGTTCCGTGATGACCGCTATCCACAAGTTCTCGACCGCGACCACGCTGGCCGACGCCGATATTCCTGTCCCCGACGCGCTGTTGGCGCTGTCGAACGACCGTCTCAACGACGGCCGCGCCGACTTCGGCGACGAAGCGGTGTACAAGACCGCTATCGGGACTCACGGCGGCGGAACGTGGAAGGTCGGCCCGGACGAACTCGTCAACCCGCGAGTCGGCGACCGGCAGGCCTTCCTGCAGGAACTCATCGAGCGCGACGAGGGCAAGCACCGCGACCTGCGCGTCTACGTGGTCGGCGACCGAATCGTCGGCGCGATGAACCGCTACGCGCCCGAGAACGACTGGCGGACGAACGTGGCGCTCGGCGGCGCAGTGGAGGACGCGAGCGACACCCTCCCGAAGGAAGTGGCGTCCATCGCCCGAGAGGCCGCGGATGTCATCGGTCTCGACTGCGCGGGTGTGGACCTCATCGAGGGCCACGACGGCTGGTACGTCCTCGAAGTCAACCCGACCGCGGGCTTCAAGGGACTGTTCAAAGCGACCGGCAAGAGCGCCGCGCCGTACATCGCCCAACTCGCCATCGAGCGCGCGGGCGGCACGGTGGACGAGCAGAAAGTCGAGAACCTTACCGCGACGCTCGACGACTCGGTGCCCGCCTGCAAGCCGATTCCGAAGGAAATCGGAGGAGGCGACCCCATCGTCATCGGCTACACCGAGGAGGTCATCCTCAGCGGGACTAGTGGCTCGGAGACGGTCGTCGCCAAGTCCGACACGGGCGCGACCCGGACCAGCATCGACACCAAACTCGCGGCCGAAATCGGCGCGGGACCAATCAAGTCCATCGCCAAGGTCAAATCCGGGTCCAGCAAGTCGAGTCGGTCCCGGCCGGTCGTGGACGTGGTGGTCGGCGTCGGCGGGAACCGCCACACCGTCACGGCCAGCATCGAGGACCGCGGGCACATGGAGTACCCGGTCCTGCTCGGGCGCGACATCCTGAAGCACTATCAGGTCAACGTCCAGAAGCGCGTGGACTCCGAGGAAGAGACTGAGGAAGAAGAGGAGTAG
- a CDS encoding succinate dehydrogenase/fumarate reductase iron-sulfur subunit encodes MSTQVPEEKEQTETEQEVNAESVSHGDRRRADRDAKREQSVSGAPAEIEGETFELKVFRYDPEVEGKMEPRFDDFAIPKQKGMTVLDALIYARDRYDTTLTFRHSCRQAVCGSDALFINGRQRLGCQTQISDLDAPVRVEPLPHQDVVKDLVVDMEHFYDQMHAVEPFFQPDEESDGDLEEYRQTRENREKIKMSTRCIWCGACMSSCNVAAGDNQYLGPAAINKAYRFAMDEREGENMKEHRMNVLDQEHGVWRCQTQFSCTNVCPKDIPLTEHIQEMKREAVKQNLKFW; translated from the coding sequence ATGAGCACGCAAGTACCCGAAGAGAAAGAACAGACCGAGACCGAACAGGAAGTCAACGCCGAGAGCGTGTCCCACGGGGACCGTCGCCGTGCCGACCGCGACGCCAAGCGCGAGCAGTCGGTGTCTGGCGCGCCCGCCGAAATCGAGGGCGAGACCTTCGAGCTGAAGGTGTTCCGCTACGACCCCGAGGTCGAGGGGAAGATGGAACCGCGCTTCGACGATTTCGCCATCCCGAAGCAGAAGGGGATGACGGTCCTCGACGCGCTCATCTACGCCCGCGACCGCTACGACACCACGCTGACGTTCCGACACTCCTGTCGGCAGGCGGTCTGTGGCTCCGACGCGCTGTTCATCAACGGCCGTCAGCGACTCGGCTGTCAGACCCAGATTTCGGACCTCGATGCGCCGGTCCGGGTCGAGCCGCTTCCCCATCAGGACGTGGTGAAAGACCTCGTCGTGGACATGGAACACTTCTACGACCAGATGCACGCGGTCGAGCCGTTCTTCCAGCCCGACGAGGAGTCCGACGGCGACCTCGAAGAGTACCGCCAGACCCGCGAGAACCGCGAGAAGATCAAGATGTCCACGCGGTGTATCTGGTGCGGTGCCTGCATGTCGTCGTGTAACGTCGCGGCCGGAGACAACCAGTATCTCGGTCCGGCGGCAATCAACAAGGCCTACCGCTTCGCCATGGACGAGCGGGAGGGCGAGAATATGAAGGAACACCGGATGAACGTGCTGGACCAAGAACACGGCGTCTGGCGGTGCCAGACCCAGTTCTCCTGCACGAACGTCTGTCCGAAGGACATCCCGCTGACCGAACACATCCAAGAGATGAAACGAGAAGCGGTCAAGCAGAACCTCAAGTTCTGGTAA
- a CDS encoding FAD-binding protein, whose amino-acid sequence MHEHDVLVIGGGGAGLRAAIAANEEGADVAIVTKLHPVRSHTGAAEGGINAALREGDDWELHAYDTMKGSDYLGDAPAIETLAQDSPEETIQLENWGMPFSREDDGRVSQRPFGGLSFARTTYAGAETGHHMLHTMYEQVVKRGIQVYDEWYVSNLAVTDHDDPAERECHGVVAYDIKTGQVEGFKARNGVILATGGTGQVYDHTTNAVANTGDGAAMAYRAGVPLEDMEFVQFHPTTLPSTGVLISEGVRGEGGILYNSEGERFMFEYGYANNDGELASRDVVSRAELTEVNSGRGVEDEYVYLDMRHLGEERITDRLENILHLARDFEGVDGLEEPMPVKPGQHYEMGGIETDENGETLIDGLYAAGECACVSVHGSNRLGGNALPELIVFGARAGRHAAGADLGEAEITKGKTSEIEEEDGLETPVEPGAVETSDEDAVADGGAAVADPDETVRNTIERERTRIEELMEKDDGIQHAELRADLQKSMTENVNVFRNEEGLKQALEDIQEVRESYQDAYVNDPSRTFNTDLIHTIETRNLIDLAEAITLGALARDEFRGAHWRQAHQERKDDEWLKHTMLSWNDGSPELWYKPVILDGENKTYEPKERSY is encoded by the coding sequence ATGCACGAACACGACGTTCTAGTAATCGGCGGCGGCGGTGCCGGGCTTCGCGCGGCCATCGCGGCTAACGAAGAGGGAGCCGACGTGGCAATCGTCACGAAGCTCCACCCTGTGCGAAGCCACACTGGCGCGGCCGAAGGCGGCATTAACGCGGCGCTCCGCGAGGGCGACGACTGGGAACTCCACGCCTACGACACGATGAAGGGGTCGGACTACCTCGGCGACGCCCCGGCAATCGAGACCCTCGCGCAGGACAGCCCCGAGGAGACCATCCAACTCGAAAACTGGGGGATGCCGTTCTCCCGCGAGGACGACGGCCGAGTCTCCCAGCGACCGTTCGGCGGACTCTCTTTCGCCCGGACGACCTACGCCGGGGCCGAGACCGGCCACCACATGCTCCACACGATGTACGAGCAGGTGGTCAAGCGAGGGATACAGGTGTACGACGAGTGGTACGTCTCGAACCTCGCGGTCACGGACCACGACGACCCCGCCGAGCGAGAGTGTCACGGTGTCGTCGCCTACGACATCAAGACCGGACAGGTCGAAGGCTTCAAGGCCCGAAACGGGGTCATCCTCGCCACGGGCGGCACCGGACAGGTGTACGACCACACGACCAACGCCGTCGCCAATACCGGCGACGGCGCGGCGATGGCCTACCGAGCGGGCGTCCCGCTCGAAGACATGGAGTTCGTCCAGTTCCACCCGACGACGCTTCCCTCGACGGGCGTCCTCATCTCCGAGGGGGTTCGCGGGGAGGGCGGCATCCTCTACAACTCGGAGGGCGAGCGGTTCATGTTCGAGTACGGCTACGCCAACAACGACGGCGAACTCGCCTCCCGCGACGTGGTATCGCGCGCCGAACTGACCGAGGTCAACTCCGGTCGCGGCGTCGAAGACGAGTACGTCTACCTCGACATGCGCCACCTCGGCGAGGAGCGCATCACCGACCGACTGGAGAACATCCTCCACCTCGCGCGGGACTTCGAGGGCGTGGACGGTCTCGAAGAGCCGATGCCGGTCAAGCCCGGCCAGCACTACGAGATGGGCGGCATCGAGACCGACGAGAACGGCGAGACGCTCATCGACGGTCTCTACGCCGCGGGCGAGTGTGCCTGCGTGTCGGTCCACGGGTCGAACCGCTTGGGCGGCAACGCCCTGCCGGAACTCATCGTCTTCGGCGCGCGCGCGGGTCGTCACGCCGCAGGCGCGGACCTGGGCGAGGCCGAGATTACGAAGGGCAAGACGAGCGAAATCGAAGAGGAAGACGGTCTCGAAACGCCGGTCGAACCCGGCGCGGTCGAGACGAGCGACGAGGACGCTGTCGCGGACGGTGGCGCGGCGGTCGCGGACCCCGACGAGACGGTCCGCAACACCATCGAGCGCGAGCGCACCCGCATCGAGGAACTGATGGAGAAAGACGACGGCATCCAGCACGCCGAACTCCGGGCCGACCTCCAGAAGTCGATGACCGAGAACGTCAACGTCTTCCGGAACGAGGAGGGTCTGAAACAGGCGCTCGAAGACATTCAGGAGGTCCGAGAGTCGTATCAGGACGCCTACGTCAACGACCCCTCGCGGACGTTCAACACCGACCTCATCCACACCATCGAGACGCGCAACCTCATCGACCTCGCGGAGGCCATCACCCTCGGCGCGCTGGCCCGCGACGAGTTCCGCGGTGCCCACTGGCGACAGGCCCATCAGGAGCGCAAGGACGACGAGTGGCTCAAGCACACGATGCTCTCGTGGAACGACGGCAGTCCGGAACTCTGGTACAAGCCGGTCATCCTCGACGGCGAGAACAAGACCTACGAGCCGAAAGAACGCTCGTACTGA
- a CDS encoding succinylglutamate desuccinylase/aspartoacylase family protein, which translates to MTGSDTDPEAFTYNGGIVEPGETQNVRYGISETYLGDPVRIPVTIVNGAEPGPTVFLTAAAHGDELNGIEVVREVAHGWNHDDLRGTLVCMPVLNVPGFLAQERYLPIYDRDLNRSFPGRQGSTSAKRMAYQIFRNFIAPCDIGLDFHTSTRGRTNMIHVRADTGDPEVSRLAKAFGSNVIISSEGPTGTLRREATDYGIPTITIEMGEAHRFQREFIDRGLEGVESVLAEYGVHRTDSVKWPGWRTVIDDAKEKTWIRADAGGLVDMHHDRGSLVYEGDTICTITNPFKTDREPVKAPFTGLLVGVLENPVVYPGNPLCHMVELSAKTRKALKRERARSESVEKTPTPASPSRR; encoded by the coding sequence ATGACCGGTTCGGACACGGACCCGGAGGCGTTTACGTACAACGGCGGAATCGTCGAGCCGGGAGAGACCCAGAACGTTCGCTACGGCATCAGCGAGACGTATCTCGGCGACCCGGTTCGAATCCCCGTCACCATCGTCAACGGGGCCGAACCGGGACCGACGGTGTTTCTCACGGCGGCGGCCCACGGCGACGAACTCAACGGCATCGAGGTCGTCCGCGAGGTCGCCCACGGCTGGAACCACGACGACCTCCGTGGGACGCTGGTATGTATGCCTGTCCTGAACGTCCCCGGATTCCTCGCACAGGAGCGCTATCTCCCCATCTACGACCGGGACCTGAACCGCTCGTTCCCCGGTCGGCAGGGTTCGACCAGCGCCAAGCGGATGGCCTACCAGATTTTCCGAAACTTCATCGCGCCCTGCGACATCGGACTCGACTTTCACACGTCCACGCGCGGGCGCACGAACATGATACACGTTCGAGCGGACACGGGCGACCCCGAAGTCTCCAGACTCGCCAAGGCATTCGGCTCGAACGTCATCATCTCGTCGGAAGGACCCACGGGAACCCTCCGCCGGGAGGCGACCGACTACGGCATCCCGACCATCACCATCGAGATGGGCGAGGCCCACCGGTTCCAGCGAGAGTTCATCGACCGGGGACTGGAGGGCGTCGAGAGCGTCCTCGCCGAGTACGGCGTCCACCGCACCGACTCGGTGAAGTGGCCGGGGTGGCGGACCGTCATCGACGACGCCAAGGAGAAGACGTGGATTCGGGCCGACGCGGGCGGACTCGTGGACATGCACCACGACCGCGGGTCGCTGGTCTACGAGGGAGACACCATCTGCACCATCACGAATCCGTTCAAGACCGACCGTGAACCCGTCAAAGCGCCGTTCACGGGGCTTCTCGTCGGCGTGTTGGAGAATCCGGTCGTCTATCCGGGCAACCCGCTCTGTCACATGGTCGAACTCTCCGCGAAGACCCGAAAGGCGCTCAAGCGCGAGCGCGCCCGGAGCGAGTCCGTCGAGAAGACGCCGACGCCCGCGAGTCCGAGTCGGCGGTGA